The Stigmatella aurantiaca genome includes the window GTTTTCGTCTATAACGCGCGCGTCTTTTTGATCCGCCGCGCACTGATGGAGCGAGCCTCCGGTTCGCGCGCAGGGAGTGAACATTCTATGCCCAGCACTACTGGTTTCACGCTTTGGCTGACCGGCATGCATGGCACCGGCAAGACCACGATCGCCGCCTACATCGCCGCGCGGCTGCGTCAGGTGGGCCGCCAGGTGGAGACGCTCGACGAGGGTGAGATTGGCCAGGAGCTCTGGCAGGGCCTGGGGGACAGCAAGGAAGAGCGCTCCACCATCGTGCGCCGCGTGGGCTATGTGGCCCAGCTGCTGGCGCGCAACAACGTGGCGGTGCTCGTGCCGTGCGTGAGCCCCTACAAGAGCGTCCGTGAGGAGAACCGCCGGACCATCGGCCGCTATGTCGAGGTCTACGTCGACTGCCCCACCGAGACGCTGATCGAGCGCGACACCACGGGCAAGTACAAGAAGGCCCTGAGCGGGGAGATCCCCAACTTCATCGGCATCACCGAGCCGTACGAGCCGCCCACCTCCCCCGAGGTGACGGTGCACTCGGACACCGAGAGCGTGGAGGACGGCGCCGCGAAGATCTTCCAGTCCCTGCTGGACCTTGGCTACATGACGTCCGAGGAACTGAAGATCATCACCGGCAAGAAGATGAAGGCCAACCCCGTGCCGAAGAAGGCGCGGCGCGTCGAGCCCGCCAAGGCTGACAAGCCGGGCAAGGGCACCAAGGCCCGGCCGGCCACCCGCGCGGCCCGCGTGGCCAAGCCCACGAGCACCAAGAAGGGCGCGAAGCGCAAGTAGTCCTCGCGCACAGGCCTTCCCCGGAACAGGGGAGGACAGAAGATTTGGGGGCCCTCGGGTTGCGCGTGCAATCGAGGGCCCTTTCCTTATAGGAGATCGCCCATGCTGAGCCCCGAACGGATCCAGGCCTTGTGCGACGCTTCCCGCCCCAAGCTGGAGGCCATGCGCGCGGCGATTCGCGCCCACGGCACGGCGCTGGTGGCGTTCTCCGGCGGGGTGGACTCCACGTTCGTCCTGAAGATCGCCGTGGAGCAGCTGGGCGAGCAGGCCCTGGCCGTGACGGCGCTGTCCGCCTCGGTGGCCCCCGAGGAGGAGCAGGAGGCCCGGGAGCTGGCCGCCCGGTTCGGCGCCCGCCACGAGGTGCTGACGAGCAACGAGCTGGCCAACCCCCAGTACGCCGCCAACCCCACCAACCGCTGCTACTTCTGCAAGACGGAGCTGTACGACTTGTGCGAGGCCCGGCGCCAGGCGCTCGGCTACGCGGTGGTGCTGGACGGCTTCAACGCGGACGACTTCAAGGATCACCGCCCCGGGCACAAGGCCGCCCAGGAGCACCACGTGCAGTCGCCCCTGGCGAAGGCGGGGCTGACCAAGGACGAGATCCGCGCGTGGAGCCACCACCTGGGGCTGCCCACCTGGGACAAGCCGCAGATGGCGTGCCTCGCCTCGCGCATTCCGTATGGCACCTCGGTGACGCGCGAGCGCCTGTTCCAGATCGCCCGCGCGGAGTCCGAGCTGCGCCGGCTGGGCTTCCGCCAGTTCCGCGTCCGCTACCACGAGCAGGTGGCGCGGCTGGAGCTGGCGGAGGAGGAGTACGGCCGGTTCCTGGAGGCCAGCATGCGGCTGGAGATCAACCGCGCGCTCAAGGCCCTGGGCTTCCAGTTCGTGGCGTTGGATCTCGAGCCGTTCCGCTCGGGCCGCATGAACGAGGCCGCGGGGGTGGGCAAGCCCGCGCAGGGCTTTCCGCTCCCCGTGGTGAGCTGATCCGCCCCGTGCGGTGGCTGGGCTTGGGCCTGCTGATCGCGGCGTCCCCGGCCTCGGCCCAGTACTACGAATCCCGCCAGTCGATGAGCCTGCTCGGGGGCACGGGGCTGGGCTACAGCGACGTGATCCGCTCGCAGCGGGGCGACACGGGCGTGGGCGGCTTCCTGGAGCTCGGCGGCAGCCTCACCGTGGGGGATGATCTCGACGAGGTGTTCCTGATGACCCGCGGCGTGCTCGGGCCTTCGGGCGGGGAAGCGGTGCTGCACGGCGGCTACCGCAACCTCTTCGGCGACGAGGAGTGGCAGAGCTTCGTGGATCTCGGCGCCACCGTGAGGCTGTTTTCTGGGACGTACGCGGGGCCTCGCCTAGGGTTCGGCGCGCGCCGCACCCTGTCGGATCAGCTCTCCATTTATGGAGGGTTCGGGCTGTCGCTCGGCTTCGGATCAGGACTGCGCTGGGACGCCGAGGCATTCACCGGGCTGCAGTGGCAATTTCGGATCAGCAAGCGGTGATGTTTTCTTGTGATCCGAAGCGCCTGTGAGAAGTTGTGCGCACCTGTAGGAGGTTGCACACATGGACAACACGCCTCGCCTCACCTCGGTGGTCTTCCGTCTCTCCCGCGAGAAGCTGGACACGTTGAAGGACCTGTCCCGCACCACGCGGATCC containing:
- the cysC gene encoding adenylyl-sulfate kinase, encoding MPSTTGFTLWLTGMHGTGKTTIAAYIAARLRQVGRQVETLDEGEIGQELWQGLGDSKEERSTIVRRVGYVAQLLARNNVAVLVPCVSPYKSVREENRRTIGRYVEVYVDCPTETLIERDTTGKYKKALSGEIPNFIGITEPYEPPTSPEVTVHSDTESVEDGAAKIFQSLLDLGYMTSEELKIITGKKMKANPVPKKARRVEPAKADKPGKGTKARPATRAARVAKPTSTKKGAKRK
- the larE gene encoding ATP-dependent sacrificial sulfur transferase LarE gives rise to the protein MLSPERIQALCDASRPKLEAMRAAIRAHGTALVAFSGGVDSTFVLKIAVEQLGEQALAVTALSASVAPEEEQEARELAARFGARHEVLTSNELANPQYAANPTNRCYFCKTELYDLCEARRQALGYAVVLDGFNADDFKDHRPGHKAAQEHHVQSPLAKAGLTKDEIRAWSHHLGLPTWDKPQMACLASRIPYGTSVTRERLFQIARAESELRRLGFRQFRVRYHEQVARLELAEEEYGRFLEASMRLEINRALKALGFQFVALDLEPFRSGRMNEAAGVGKPAQGFPLPVVS
- a CDS encoding ribbon-helix-helix domain-containing protein, with the protein product MDNTPRLTSVVFRLSREKLDTLKDLSRTTRIRQSEYLREAISDLLSKYEDRVVD